The genomic DNA ATTCCCTTGCGCGAGGTGATCTGGGGCACCCTGCCCTTCGTGCTGCTGATGATGCTCGCGGTGCTGCTGCTGTGCATCTTCCCGGGGATCTCAACCGGGCTGCCGGATCTCGTGATGGGGCCGGACGGGAGCAGGTAGCGGCGACCACAACTGCCGTAGGGTGGGTTAGACCGGCGGCTGCGCGAAGCGCAGTCGCTGGGCGTAACCCACCTCTTCTCTCTCCTGAGAGATGAACAGTGGTGGGTTACGCTTCGCTAATTTAACCCACCCTACGATTTCTCCTTCCCCCGCGCTTTCGGCGCGTTCGCCACAACCTGCAACAGATCCTTGCGCACGGCCTCGATGTGCCGTTCCAGGAAGCGGCAGGCGTCCTCTACCTTTCCGGCGCGGCAGAGCGCGATCAGCTCGGCGTGCTCCTTCTCGGCCGTGCCCATCGCCTTGGTGTTGGAGAGCTGCAGGCGCGTGTAGCGGTCGCTGGTCTGGAGCAGCGACAGCACGATCGCGCGGGTGCGCGGCTGCGGGGCGTGGACGTAGAGCGCCATGTGGAAGTCGGCGTTGAGCTGCCCCCATTCGCTGACGTTGCGTGCCTTGATTGCCTTCTCGAAACTCCTGTGGATGTCGTCGAGTCCGTCGAAATCGTCAGCGGTGAAGCGCGGCGCCGACTGCGCCAGCAGGCGCGGCTCCAGAATGCAGCGGAGATCGAACACGTCGTTGATCTCGTCCAGCGACAGCTCCGAGACGATGGCGCCCTTCTGCGGCACGATCCGCACCAAGCCTTCGGCCTCGAGCTGGAACAGCGCTTCGCGGACCGGAATGCGGCTGACGCCATAGGCCTCGCCGAG from Bradyrhizobium sp. CCBAU 53351 includes the following:
- a CDS encoding GntR family transcriptional regulator; protein product: MKQPLKHRTLSAAIVDQLRQAILDGTYPAGSQLRQDALGEAYGVSRIPVREALFQLEAEGLVRIVPQKGAIVSELSLDEINDVFDLRCILEPRLLAQSAPRFTADDFDGLDDIHRSFEKAIKARNVSEWGQLNADFHMALYVHAPQPRTRAIVLSLLQTSDRYTRLQLSNTKAMGTAEKEHAELIALCRAGKVEDACRFLERHIEAVRKDLLQVVANAPKARGKEKS